The following coding sequences lie in one Oncorhynchus nerka isolate Pitt River linkage group LG14, Oner_Uvic_2.0, whole genome shotgun sequence genomic window:
- the gem gene encoding GTP-binding protein GEM has protein sequence MLLSMRRHSLRLQHQLHGWSISDSGSHLSDSLASPACMSRSKSCTNSAGESDGIRDSWASLDSTDSVISTGSTGNTGGSSRPFRVVLLGAREVGKTAIASIFAGAADSMDSDECELYGDEVCEQTITVDGEKATVTLVDNWDSEGGSSQDQCIQTGDAYLLVYSITDRSSFLQASELRISLRQHRPAHHTPIILVGNKCDLVRRREVSVNEGRACAAVFDCKFIETSAAMQHNVWPAFHGIVQQLRLRRDTKENNDRRRHTHSHTRRDSIPKKAKRFLDKMVAKNNANVAFRLKSKSCHDLSVL, from the exons ATGCTGTTGAGTATGCGACGACACAGTCTGCGGCTGCAGCACCAACTCCACGGGTGGAGCATCAGTGATTCCGGGAGCCACCTATCAGACAGCCTCGCGTCTCCAGCGTGCATGTCCCGCTCCAAATCCTGTACGAACTCCGCCGGGGAATCGGATGGGATCCGCGATAGCTGGGCCTCTTTAGACTCCACAGACTCCGTCATCTCCACTGGGTCTACCGGGAATACCGGCGGCAGCTCGAGACCTTTTCGCGTGGTGCTGCTGGGCGCCAGAGAGGTCGGTAAAACCGCGATTGCCAGCATCTTCGCTGGAGCGGCGGACAGCATGGACAGTGACGAGTGCGAGCTCTATGGAG ATGAGGTGTGTGAGCAGACCATCACAGTGGATGGAGAGAAAGCCACAGTCACTCTAGTGGACAACTGGGACTCAGAG GGAGGGTCGTCTCAGGACCAATGTATACAGACAGGCGATGCGTACCTGCTGGTCTACTCTATAACTGACCGCTCCTCCTTCCTGCAAGCCTCAGAGCTACGTATATCCCTCCGCCAACACCGCCCTGCCCACCACACGCCAATCATCCTGGTGGGAAACAAGTGTGACTTGGTCCGCCGCAGAGAGGTGTCAGTTAACG AGGGCCGTGCGTGTGCTGCAGTGTTTGACTGTAAGTTCATCGAGACGTCAGCAGCGATGCAACACAACGTCTGGCCAGCCTTCCATGGCATTGTACAGCAGCTACGACTACGCAGAGACACCAAGGAGAACAACGACcgccgcagacacacacactcacacacacgccgcGACAGCATACCCAAAAAGGCCAAACGCTTCCTGGACAAGATGGTGGCCAAGAACAATGCCAACGTCGCATTCCGCCTGAAGTCCAAATCCTGCCATGACCTTTCAGTGCTCTAA